Below is a genomic region from Streptomyces sp. NBC_00461.
CACATCGTCACGATGCCGCTGGCCTCCGAGAGGCCGTACGCCGTCAGGACCGTCTCCACGCCCAGTTCCCCGCGCAGCCGCTCCACCAGCCTGAGCGGCACCACCGCCGCGCCCGTCACCACCAGTCGCAGTGCCGAGAGGTCATGGGTGTCGCGGGACGGGTGGTCCAGCAGGGACTGGTGGAGGGTCGGCGGTCCCGGCAGGACCGACACCCGCTCCGCCGCGATGTTGGCCAGGGCCGTGTCGATGTTGAACACCGGCTGGGGGATCATCGTCGCGCCGCGCATCAGACAGGCCAGGACTCCGGCCTTGTAGCCGAAGGTGTGGAAGAAGGGGTTCACGATCAGATAGCGGTCGCCGCGCCGCAGCCCCGCGAGATCACTCCAGATCTCGTACGCCCTGAGCGTCTGCGCGTGGGTGATCACCGCGCCCTTGGGGCGGCCCGTCGTGCCGGACGTGAAGACGATGTCCGACGGCTGGGAGCCGTCCACCGCCGCCGACCGCGCCCGCACCTCGGACGGGCCCACTCCGTCCCCGCCCGCGAGGAAGTCCTTCCACGTACGGAAGTCGGCGGGCGCGTCGTCCGACAGCACCACCACCTGCTCCAGCGACGGCAGTTCCGGCCCCTCCGCGACCGCCCGCCGCAGAGACGCCACGTACGAGGTCCCCAGGAACGTCCCCGTCACGAACAGCAGCCGCGCTCCGCTCCTGCGCAGCACGTCCGCCGCCTCCGCGCCCTTGAAGCGCGTGTTGACCGGCACGAGCACCGCCCCGGCCGACACCGCGCCCAGCGCCGCCACGATCCAGTCCAGGGAGTTGGGGGCCCAGATCGCGACCCGGTCACCCGGCGAGAGGCCCCTCGCGATGCAGGCGGCCGCCGCCCGTTCGACGCGGGCGCCCAGTTCGGCGTACGAGATCCGGGTACGGCCCTCCACCACCGCCTCGACGTCCGCGTACCGCTCGGCCGCGGACCGGACGAGTTCCGGAATGCTGCCCCACTCGACGTCACCGCGCACAACGACCCCCAACCTTCCCCACCTCTCAACTCCGTTCGAGCCGGGGACACCCCATTGCTGACTGTCCGTCAGATTAGCTGTAGCCTGACGACCTGTCAGCTGCCCTGGCATCTTGCGGAGGTCCCCCACCATGACCGGAATCAAGGACGCCACCGCGATCGTCGGGATCGGGCAAACCCCTTTCGCCAGACGGCTGGACGAGGACGAGAAGACCCTCGCCTGCCGGGCCGTCCTCGCCGCTCTCGACGACGCGGGCATCGCTCCGGGCGAGGTCGACGCCCTCGCCTCGTACACGATGGAGGAGACGGACGAGGTGGAGCTGGCGAAGGCCGTCGGCTTCGGTGACCTCACCTTCTTCAGCAAGGCCGGCTACGGCGGCGGCGGTTCGTGCGCCACGGTCGCCCATCTCGCCACCGCCATCGCCGCGGGCCAGGCCACGATCGGCGTCGCCTGGCGCTCGCGCAAGCGCGGCAGCGGCCCCCGCCCCTGGAAGAACACCACCGTCCAACTCCCCACCCCCGCCCAGTGGACCCGCCCCTTCGGCCTGCTGCGCCCGGCCGACGAGATCGCCATGCTCACCCGCCGCTACATGCACGAGTACGGCGTGACCCGCGACCACCTCTTCAACGTCGCCCTCGCCTGCCGCAACAGAGCGAACCAGAATCCGGCCGCGGTGATGTACGACCGCCCTCTGACCCGCGAGATGTACATGACCTCCCGCTGGATCAGCGAGCCGCTCTGCCTCTTCGACAACTGCCTGGAGACGGACGGCGCGTTGGCGTGCGTGGTCGTGTCCGGTGAACGCGCGCGTGACTGCCGCCGGACCCCCGTCTACGTCCACTCCGCAGCGCAGGGCCTGCCCTCCCAGCACCACGGCATGGTCAACTACTGGAACGACGACCCGCTCACCGGACCCGCCCAGGCCGCCGCCCGACACCTTTGGAAACACGCGGACTTCACGCCCCAGGACGTGGACGTGGCCCAGATCTACGACGCGTTCACGGCGCTCGTACCGCTCTCCCTGGAGGGCTACGGGTTCTGCGACCGCGGAGAGGGCGGTGCGTTCACCGAGCAGGGGGCCCTGGAGATGGGCGGACGGCTGCCCCTCAACACCGGGGGCGGCGGGCTCAGTGAGGCCTACGTCCACGGGTTCAACCTCATCAACGAAGGCGTGAAGCAGCTCAGAGGCACCAGCACCGCCCAGGTCCCGGACGCCACCACCTGCCTGGTCACCGCCGGCGAGGGAGTCCCGACGTCCGCCCTGCTGCTGACGAACAGGAGTTGAGCCACCCATGCTGACCCCCGTCACCGACGCCGACGGCGCCCCCTTCTGGGGCTACGCGCGCCAGGGCGAACTCCGCGTCCAGGCCTGCGCCGCCTGCTCCGAACTCCGCTTCCCGCCCCGGCCCTGCTGCCCCCACTGCCAGTCCTTCGAGAGCGAGTGGCGGCCGGTCGACGGACACGGGCGCATCTGGTCCTACGTCGTCCCGCACCCGCCCCTGCTGCCCGACTACGCGCGGCAGGCGCCGTACAACGTCGTCGTCGTCGAGCTCACCGAGGCCCCGCGCATCCGTCTGGTCGGCAATGTGGTCGCCGAGGCCGGCGCGCGGCTCGACTCGGTCCCGCCCGAGCGCATCCGGATCGGCGCCAGGGTGCAGGTCGTCTTCGACGGCGACGGGCTGCCCCAGTGGGTCCTGGAGCGGCCATGACCGTGCGCGTGAACGCCGACAAGACCACCGGCATCGCCGTCGTCACCCTCGACCGGCCCGAGCGACTCAACGCAATCAACCTCCCGATGCGCGACGAACTGCGGCGGATCTGGCGGGAGTTGAGGTTCGACGACTCCGTGCGCGCCGTCGTCCTCACCGGCAGCGGCGAGCGCGCGTTCTGCACCGGCCTCGACCGGGACGCCGAGGTACCGCAGCCGGGCTCGCCCTACATGGCCGACGATCCGCTGCTGCGCGTCGGCCCCAAGTCGAACGACCTGTGGAAGCCGGTCGTGGCCGCCGTGCGGGGCATGGCCTGCGGGGGCGCCTTCTACCTCCTCGGGGAGTCGGACTTCCTCGTCGCCGACACCGACGCCACCTTCTTCGACCCGCACACCACCTACGGCATGGTCAGCGCCTACGAGTCGGTGCTCATGGCGCACCGCATGCCGCACGGCGAGGTCGCGCGGATGATGCTGATGGGCACGGCGGAGCGGATCGGGGCCCGCCGGGCGTACGACATCGGGCTGGTCTCCGAACTCACCGACCCCGGCGGGGCGTTGGCCGCGGCGACCGCCTGTGCCACCGTGATCGCCGGATATCCGCCCGAAGGCGTGCAGGGGACCGTGCGGGCCCTGTGGGCCGCCAAGGAGGCCGCACTCGCCGCCGGGTTCGCCCAGGCGCCGCATCTCATCTCCCTCGGCAACCTGCCCGCGCACCGCCAGGCGGAGCTGTTCGCCGTGCGGCGCGGCGGGGGGTTCCGGGTGCGGTGAGGCGGCCGGTCAGCTGCTGGTGGCGCGCGCCGACTCGTCGACGTCGCAGTGGTCGACCGAGGCGACCAGGCTCGCGCTGCCGACCTGCACCTTCGCCGTCGCCGTGTCGTTCGCGGGCACCTCGACGTCGGCGAACCCGGTGACGAGGTATTCGTCCCGCTTGTCCTTGAAGGTGACGCTGACGGAGAAGGTCGCGGCGACCGCGTTCGGGTTGGTGACCTCGACGGTCGCGTACGGCGCCGTCGCGCTCGCGCAGCGCACCAGCTTCACCGTGGCGTCCTGCAGCGACGCGGTCGTGGACGAGGTACCTCCGGAACCGCCGGACGAGCCGGACGAGCCGCTGGAGGAATAGTCGTCGTCATCGTCGTAGTACCTGTGGCTGCTCGACGACGAACTGTCGTGATCCTGCGCCGAACTGCTGCAGCCGCCTCCGCCGCCGTGGCTGTTCCCGATGCCGTGGCTCTTCCCGATGCCGTGGTGTCCGTGGCTGCGCCCCGTGAACCCCGTCAGCGAGAGGACCACGAACGCCAGTACCGCCGTGTACTTGAGACCGCGCCCCCGTAGATGCATGCCATGACCCTATCGATCACATGTCACGGCCATGTCACCGCGTGGCGATCGTCGCGTACCCGGCGTAGCGTCTGCCGTGGACGGCCGCCGCCCGGCCCCTTCCGTGAACCCGTACGACGGCCGTCACCGAACACCACCGGCTATGCGGTGCGGGCCGTGCCCGTGCCCTTCTCCGCGTCCAGCGCGTACACGCACCGGTCCTTGCTGCACGCGTACACGACGCCGTCCTTGACCACCGGCGAACCGGTGATCTCGCCGCCGGTCGCGAGCTTCCAGCGCAGCCGTCCGTCGTCGGCCTTCAGCGTGTACAGCAGGTGGTCCGTCGACCCGAAGTGGATGCGGTCCTCCGCCACCACCGGGGCGCCGACGATGTCGCCGCCCGCCTGGAAGCGCCACTTGGGCGTGCCGGTGACCGCGTCCAGGGTGTACAGCCCCTTGCCGCTGCCCACGTGCACATGTCCGCCCGCCACCAGGACCGGCTCGACGGACGCCCGGGACTCGGTGGCGATGCGCCAGCGGTCGCGGCCGTCGGTGGCGTCGAGGGCGTAGACCGTGCCGAGGTAGTCGGCCAGGTAGATGCCACCGCCGGTGACCGCGGGGCCCGGCGCGAAGGTGGGCTGGGAGAGGAAGACGGCGGGCGCCTCGAAGTGCCACTTCACCCGGCCGCTCGCCACGTCGATCGCCAGGACCCGGGTGCCCGCGCAGACGTACACGTAGCCGTCGGGCGCGTGCGTGATCCGCACCGGCACACCGCCGCAGGAGGCCGCGTCGCCGATCGGGTAGGACCAGCGCTCGTCGCCGGTGCGGGCGTCCAGGGCGCGCAGCCGGGCGTCCTGCCAGACGTACACCGTGCCCTCGTGGACGGCCGGCCCGGACTCGGGCGACTCGAAGTCGGTCTGGGCCCCGGTGAGCTCCCACAGTTTCTGGCCGGTCGAGGCCTCGCGGGCCTGGACGCCGCCGCCGCGCGTGCCGGTGACGACCGTGCCCCGGTCGGCCTTCAGCGAGTACACCCAGGCGTCCGTGGACAGCCGCCACAGGTCGGCGCCCTCGCGGCAGTCCAGGGCGAACAGCGACGGCCCGTCGGAGGCGTGGATACGGCCGTCCGCGACCGCCATCGACCAGGCCACGTCCCGCGTCTTGAAGCGCCGGCGGCCGGTGGCCACGTCCAGGGCGTGGACCTCGAAGGACGTGACGTAGACGAGGTCGCCGGCGACCGAGGGGGTGCCCCATACGTCGTTCGACATGCGGAAACGCCAGGGGCGCCAGCCTGCCGCGGCTTCCGGTGCCACGGGCAGCGGCGCGGGTACGGCGTTCATGGGGGGTTCGGCGCCGTTGACGCCGGGGCGCGGCTTG
It encodes:
- a CDS encoding FadD3 family acyl-CoA ligase, encoding MRGDVEWGSIPELVRSAAERYADVEAVVEGRTRISYAELGARVERAAAACIARGLSPGDRVAIWAPNSLDWIVAALGAVSAGAVLVPVNTRFKGAEAADVLRRSGARLLFVTGTFLGTSYVASLRRAVAEGPELPSLEQVVVLSDDAPADFRTWKDFLAGGDGVGPSEVRARSAAVDGSQPSDIVFTSGTTGRPKGAVITHAQTLRAYEIWSDLAGLRRGDRYLIVNPFFHTFGYKAGVLACLMRGATMIPQPVFNIDTALANIAAERVSVLPGPPTLHQSLLDHPSRDTHDLSALRLVVTGAAVVPLRLVERLRGELGVETVLTAYGLSEASGIVTMCRRGDDPTVIASTSGRAIPGTEVRVEAPPGEPGEVLVRGFNVMRGYYEDETATAEVLTADGWLRTGDVGVLDETGCLRITDRIKDMFIVGGFNAYPAEIEQLLGLHPDVADVAVIGVPDPRLGEVGKACVVRRAGAVLTADDLMAWARREMANYKVPRQVEFLTELPRNASGKVVKGELRGRAR
- a CDS encoding outer membrane protein assembly factor BamB family protein, which encodes MVDQLTQHDPRRIGPFEVLGRLGAGGMGLVYLARSASGRRVAIKTVRTELAEDQLFRVRFSREVEAARAVSGFYTAAVVDADARAAVPWLATAYVPAPSLEEIVNECGPMPAQAVRWLAAGVAEALQSIHGAGLVHRDLKPSNVLVVEDGPRVIDFGIASGVSNTRLTMTNVAVGTPAYMSPEQAKDSRSVTGASDVFSLGSMLVFAATGHPPFHGANPVETVFMLLREGPDLEGLPDELRPLIESLMQMEATSRPNPADLQAQLAPHLFGSGSDDSGTASAWLPERAVSLIEGRRNGRPAVKPGQGSGRSGGGARPAPLPPPPSHDPVVPASPVPVGAPDTGPVRLAGAQVPIGPGPRVSDVRAAAVKAPPPEAALAASWSKPRPGVNGAEPPMNAVPAPLPVAPEAAAGWRPWRFRMSNDVWGTPSVAGDLVYVTSFEVHALDVATGRRRFKTRDVAWSMAVADGRIHASDGPSLFALDCREGADLWRLSTDAWVYSLKADRGTVVTGTRGGGVQAREASTGQKLWELTGAQTDFESPESGPAVHEGTVYVWQDARLRALDARTGDERWSYPIGDAASCGGVPVRITHAPDGYVYVCAGTRVLAIDVASGRVKWHFEAPAVFLSQPTFAPGPAVTGGGIYLADYLGTVYALDATDGRDRWRIATESRASVEPVLVAGGHVHVGSGKGLYTLDAVTGTPKWRFQAGGDIVGAPVVAEDRIHFGSTDHLLYTLKADDGRLRWKLATGGEITGSPVVKDGVVYACSKDRCVYALDAEKGTGTARTA
- a CDS encoding lipid-transfer protein — its product is MTGIKDATAIVGIGQTPFARRLDEDEKTLACRAVLAALDDAGIAPGEVDALASYTMEETDEVELAKAVGFGDLTFFSKAGYGGGGSCATVAHLATAIAAGQATIGVAWRSRKRGSGPRPWKNTTVQLPTPAQWTRPFGLLRPADEIAMLTRRYMHEYGVTRDHLFNVALACRNRANQNPAAVMYDRPLTREMYMTSRWISEPLCLFDNCLETDGALACVVVSGERARDCRRTPVYVHSAAQGLPSQHHGMVNYWNDDPLTGPAQAAARHLWKHADFTPQDVDVAQIYDAFTALVPLSLEGYGFCDRGEGGAFTEQGALEMGGRLPLNTGGGGLSEAYVHGFNLINEGVKQLRGTSTAQVPDATTCLVTAGEGVPTSALLLTNRS
- a CDS encoding enoyl-CoA hydratase/isomerase family protein, translating into MTVRVNADKTTGIAVVTLDRPERLNAINLPMRDELRRIWRELRFDDSVRAVVLTGSGERAFCTGLDRDAEVPQPGSPYMADDPLLRVGPKSNDLWKPVVAAVRGMACGGAFYLLGESDFLVADTDATFFDPHTTYGMVSAYESVLMAHRMPHGEVARMMLMGTAERIGARRAYDIGLVSELTDPGGALAAATACATVIAGYPPEGVQGTVRALWAAKEAALAAGFAQAPHLISLGNLPAHRQAELFAVRRGGGFRVR
- a CDS encoding Zn-ribbon domain-containing OB-fold protein; the protein is MLTPVTDADGAPFWGYARQGELRVQACAACSELRFPPRPCCPHCQSFESEWRPVDGHGRIWSYVVPHPPLLPDYARQAPYNVVVVELTEAPRIRLVGNVVAEAGARLDSVPPERIRIGARVQVVFDGDGLPQWVLERP